The following are encoded in a window of Haloarcula halophila genomic DNA:
- a CDS encoding TspO/MBR family protein, whose product MSDHSEAGGRRTALDREDLPGVVVAVVLVNAVGALPAALGGPDSAWFQSLAKPALYPPPWVFGVVWPLLFTLLGVAVYLVWREGQTTPRRGVAIRLFVAQMAVNLAWTPTFFTAQDLTVALAVVVGLWLALVPTLWAFWRVDRRAGGLLVPYLLWVSFAVVLNYQFVVVN is encoded by the coding sequence ATGAGTGACCACAGCGAGGCCGGTGGGCGTCGGACGGCGCTGGACAGGGAGGATCTGCCGGGTGTTGTCGTCGCCGTCGTCCTCGTCAACGCCGTCGGCGCGCTCCCGGCGGCACTCGGCGGCCCGGACTCGGCGTGGTTCCAGTCGCTCGCCAAACCGGCGCTGTACCCGCCACCGTGGGTGTTCGGCGTGGTCTGGCCGCTGTTGTTTACGCTGCTTGGCGTCGCCGTGTATCTCGTCTGGCGCGAGGGGCAGACGACGCCACGGAGAGGGGTCGCGATCCGGCTGTTCGTCGCCCAGATGGCGGTCAACCTCGCCTGGACGCCGACGTTCTTCACGGCACAGGATCTCACCGTCGCCCTCGCCGTCGTCGTGGGGCTGTGGCTCGCGTTGGTGCCGACACTCTGGGCGTTCTGGCGGGTCGACCGCCGTGCCGGCGGGTTGCTCGTCCCGTATCTCTTGTGGGTGAGTTTCGCAGTCGTGTTGAACTACCAGTTCGTCGTCGTCAACTGA
- a CDS encoding SDR family NAD(P)-dependent oxidoreductase yields the protein MELTDSVAVVSGGSGAIGRAIVDELARGGADVVVGYHTDRDGATEAVERAESHGVTARAVAADVTDESAAAALVEAGTELGPVQAVVTCAGYTDPGAIEDRTATDLDRHLAVNVTGAANVLGPAVERMRTGTDSGASDGGAVVAVSSVAASLGTVDTAYAASKSGLEGYIRGLARELGPEGVRASVVAPGPVETPMNDAIVESLEERRFRGHETVETLLDRYAAQPAEVARAVRFLLGHEFVTGEVLHVDGGMALD from the coding sequence ATGGAGTTGACAGACAGCGTCGCGGTCGTCTCGGGCGGGTCGGGAGCCATCGGCCGCGCGATCGTCGACGAACTGGCCCGCGGCGGTGCGGACGTCGTGGTCGGGTATCACACGGATCGGGACGGTGCGACGGAGGCCGTCGAGCGTGCCGAATCCCACGGCGTGACCGCTCGCGCCGTGGCCGCCGACGTGACCGACGAGTCCGCCGCTGCCGCCCTCGTCGAGGCCGGGACGGAACTCGGACCAGTGCAAGCAGTCGTCACCTGCGCCGGGTACACCGATCCCGGCGCGATCGAGGACCGGACCGCCACAGACCTGGATCGACATCTGGCTGTCAACGTCACCGGGGCCGCGAACGTCCTCGGACCGGCCGTCGAACGGATGCGGACCGGGACCGACAGTGGAGCGAGCGACGGTGGCGCCGTCGTCGCCGTCTCCAGCGTCGCGGCGTCGCTGGGGACGGTCGATACGGCCTACGCCGCCTCGAAGAGCGGACTGGAGGGGTATATCAGGGGGTTAGCCCGGGAACTCGGCCCCGAGGGAGTCCGAGCGAGCGTCGTCGCCCCCGGACCGGTGGAGACGCCGATGAACGACGCCATCGTCGAATCGCTGGAGGAGCGACGGTTCCGCGGCCACGAGACGGTCGAGACGCTGCTGGATCGGTACGCTGCCCAGCCGGCAGAGGTCGCACGCGCCGTTCGGTTCCTGCTCGGCCACGAGTTCGTCACCGGCGAGGTCCTCCACGTCGACGGCGGGATGGCGCTGGACTGA
- a CDS encoding GNAT family N-acetyltransferase has product MSVNVETQVVDRGDDDYVGAAWRLKESIRESEGVLRQRRGFFQNAYRRSRVYLYVDRSEDRLVGFASVRRDGYILFLAVDSEYRGHGFGKRLVARVAEDYGSVTCHARTTNREAIEFYTHIGFEVRRRIDDYYEDGGDAYYLKLGEDSITEKLTSLLRR; this is encoded by the coding sequence GTGAGCGTCAACGTCGAAACACAGGTCGTCGACAGGGGAGACGACGACTACGTCGGTGCAGCCTGGCGCCTCAAGGAGTCGATCCGTGAGTCCGAAGGTGTCCTCAGACAGCGGCGGGGCTTCTTCCAGAACGCCTACAGACGGTCGCGCGTGTACCTCTACGTCGACCGCTCGGAGGACCGTCTCGTCGGTTTCGCGTCGGTCCGGCGCGACGGGTACATCCTCTTTCTGGCCGTCGACAGCGAGTACCGGGGCCACGGCTTCGGGAAACGCCTGGTCGCCCGCGTCGCCGAGGACTACGGGAGCGTGACCTGTCACGCGCGGACGACCAACCGCGAGGCCATCGAGTTCTACACCCACATCGGCTTCGAGGTCCGCCGGCGGATCGACGACTACTACGAGGACGGCGGCGACGCCTACTACCTGAAACTCGGTGAGGACTCCATCACGGAGAAACTGACCAGCCTGCTGCGCAGGTAA
- a CDS encoding sodium:solute symporter family protein, producing the protein MSAVALALMGVYLLVTLGIGVYGYRRTGGSPQEYFLAGGSLGRVVFPLTMFATLMSAFVFLGSAGFGYRHGLGWLALLGVEALAVVPLAVVGLRAFRLSRREGYITPTEMLGDLLDSDAVKLLVVGVQFAWAVPYVAIQAMGGGLIFRTISGGTVSFTAGAAIVTVVTAVYLGMGGLRSVAWSDVLQGVTVVVLLVAAFVFVVPAVEPLALTRRIATETDRLTQAGQVGFFTPRVWLSFLLMNTMAVVAYPQLFQRFFAATDERSFRALLAWWPVMVLIAAVVPVLLGVWGGTVLPDLGTPDQVVPAILQAYAPPIVVGVVMGGALAAMMSTADSLVLTLSSLVTRDVYHDHLAGPDADERRELWVSRGTAAVLLAGGFVLAHAATGRLPGIAAVGTIVDLSVYFIQGNALLLPVFVAALYWRQATATGAIAAVIVGQGYFLGATFAGLPTFRFLPFVPALVVTVLALGVGSLATDRTRTPHSEPEA; encoded by the coding sequence ATGAGTGCCGTCGCGCTGGCGCTGATGGGCGTCTATCTCCTCGTGACGCTGGGTATCGGCGTCTACGGCTACCGGCGTACCGGCGGCTCCCCGCAGGAGTATTTCCTGGCCGGCGGCTCGCTTGGCCGGGTCGTCTTCCCGCTGACGATGTTCGCGACGCTGATGAGCGCGTTCGTCTTCCTCGGCAGCGCCGGCTTCGGGTACCGACACGGGCTGGGGTGGCTGGCGCTGTTGGGTGTCGAGGCGCTGGCCGTCGTCCCGCTGGCGGTCGTCGGGCTGCGGGCGTTCCGGCTCTCGCGCCGGGAGGGGTACATCACGCCGACCGAGATGCTCGGCGATCTCCTCGACAGCGACGCGGTGAAACTGCTCGTCGTCGGCGTCCAGTTCGCCTGGGCGGTCCCCTACGTGGCGATCCAGGCGATGGGCGGCGGGCTGATCTTCCGGACGATCTCGGGTGGGACCGTCTCCTTCACCGCCGGCGCGGCGATCGTCACCGTCGTCACGGCCGTCTACCTCGGGATGGGAGGGCTCCGAAGCGTCGCCTGGTCGGACGTCCTCCAGGGGGTGACCGTCGTCGTCTTGCTCGTGGCGGCGTTCGTCTTCGTGGTCCCCGCGGTCGAACCGCTCGCGCTCACCCGCCGGATCGCCACGGAGACCGACCGACTCACGCAGGCCGGCCAGGTCGGCTTCTTCACCCCGCGCGTGTGGCTCTCCTTCCTGCTGATGAACACGATGGCAGTCGTCGCCTATCCGCAACTGTTCCAGCGGTTCTTCGCGGCCACCGACGAGCGGTCGTTCCGCGCGCTGCTGGCGTGGTGGCCCGTGATGGTGCTGATCGCGGCCGTCGTCCCGGTCCTGTTGGGCGTCTGGGGCGGGACGGTCCTCCCCGACCTGGGGACCCCGGATCAGGTCGTCCCGGCGATCCTCCAGGCGTACGCACCGCCGATCGTGGTCGGCGTCGTCATGGGTGGCGCGCTCGCGGCGATGATGAGTACGGCCGACTCGCTCGTGTTGACCCTGTCGTCGCTGGTGACCCGGGACGTCTACCACGACCACCTGGCCGGCCCCGACGCCGACGAGCGGAGGGAGCTGTGGGTGAGCCGCGGGACAGCCGCCGTGTTGCTCGCCGGGGGGTTCGTCCTGGCTCACGCCGCGACCGGCAGGCTCCCCGGCATCGCCGCGGTGGGGACCATCGTCGACCTCTCCGTGTACTTCATCCAGGGGAACGCCCTGCTGTTGCCGGTCTTTGTGGCGGCGCTCTACTGGCGGCAGGCGACGGCGACGGGTGCGATCGCGGCCGTGATCGTCGGCCAGGGCTACTTCCTCGGTGCGACGTTCGCCGGGCTCCCGACCTTTCGGTTCCTGCCGTTCGTCCCCGCGCTCGTCGTCACGGTGTTGGCGCTGGGCGTCGGATCGCTGGCGACCGACCGAACCCGAACTCCACACTCCGAGCCCGAGGCATGA
- a CDS encoding metal-dependent hydrolase, with amino-acid sequence MELTWYGHSTWHVTVDETDLLIDPFFDNPKTDTDPEELDPDYVLLTHGHADHIGDVDRYEGTTLVATPEVVGYCQDTFGEFDAVGGMGMNLGGTVEIGDAFVTMHRADHTNGMETGYGATGGMPGGFVISDTKPTQVSDEESTTFYHAGDTGLMTEMRDVIGPFLEPDAAALPVGDHFTMGPMQAAVAVDWLDLDYAFPMHYDTFPPIEIETEDFVKEVKGVGSDTEVVVLDGDESFDL; translated from the coding sequence ATGGAACTGACTTGGTACGGCCACTCGACCTGGCACGTGACGGTAGACGAGACGGACCTGCTCATCGATCCCTTTTTCGACAACCCCAAGACCGACACCGACCCCGAGGAACTGGACCCCGATTACGTCCTGTTGACACACGGCCACGCCGACCACATCGGTGACGTGGACCGCTACGAGGGGACGACGCTCGTCGCCACGCCGGAGGTCGTCGGCTACTGCCAGGACACCTTCGGCGAGTTCGACGCCGTCGGCGGCATGGGGATGAACCTCGGCGGCACCGTCGAGATCGGCGACGCCTTCGTGACGATGCACCGGGCCGACCACACCAACGGGATGGAGACCGGCTACGGGGCGACCGGCGGGATGCCCGGCGGCTTCGTCATCTCCGATACCAAACCGACGCAGGTCAGCGACGAGGAGTCGACCACGTTCTACCACGCCGGTGACACCGGCCTGATGACGGAGATGCGCGACGTCATCGGCCCGTTCCTCGAACCCGACGCGGCCGCGCTCCCGGTCGGCGACCACTTCACGATGGGGCCGATGCAGGCCGCCGTCGCCGTCGACTGGCTCGATCTGGACTACGCGTTCCCGATGCACTACGACACGTTCCCGCCTATCGAGATCGAGACCGAGGACTTCGTCAAGGAGGTCAAAGGGGTCGGTAGCGACACCGAGGTCGTCGTCCTGGACGGCGACGAGAGCTTCGACCTGTAG
- a CDS encoding DoxX family protein — protein MSTVQSAGDLDPVSLWLTLARSHPAHVDYVTDGPGAAIDAVQFVIGVLSNPFNAALLALSALAVTGGLAAYLWVRPTITDIVILREKLAGYTDLVPWMIRLSVGLPLVGAGFQGYLFAPTVAFDTGANPLVRLLFIGVGFLLLFGLATRIVATIGLGTYGSALLVDPGVVLALEFVPAFLALVILGGGRPSADDMLQAVASTEGTYYGRVDPVHLLKGYLDDATRPYRRYVPTIVRVGMGVSFIYLGLIQKLAQPGSGLLVVAKYNLTAVVPVDPGLWVVGAGLTEIAVGAALIVGLFTRGAAAASFVLFTTTLFGLPDDPVLAHVALFGLASAVFTMGSGPLSLDYAIGRPAEDPENRGGLAAD, from the coding sequence ATGTCCACTGTGCAGTCCGCCGGCGATCTCGACCCGGTGAGCCTGTGGCTGACACTCGCCCGGAGCCACCCGGCACACGTCGACTACGTCACTGACGGCCCGGGAGCCGCGATCGATGCCGTCCAGTTCGTCATCGGCGTGCTCTCGAACCCGTTCAACGCGGCCCTACTCGCCCTCTCAGCGCTGGCGGTGACCGGCGGGCTGGCGGCCTATCTCTGGGTGCGGCCGACGATCACCGATATCGTCATCCTCCGGGAGAAACTCGCCGGCTACACGGACCTCGTCCCCTGGATGATCCGACTGAGCGTCGGGCTCCCGCTGGTCGGTGCAGGGTTTCAGGGCTACCTGTTCGCGCCCACGGTCGCTTTCGATACAGGCGCGAATCCCCTCGTCAGGCTGTTGTTCATCGGAGTCGGATTTCTCCTCCTGTTCGGGCTGGCGACCCGGATCGTCGCTACCATCGGCCTCGGAACCTACGGTTCTGCGCTGCTGGTCGACCCTGGGGTCGTCCTGGCGCTGGAGTTCGTCCCCGCGTTCCTCGCGCTGGTGATCCTCGGCGGCGGGCGGCCCAGCGCCGACGATATGCTTCAAGCCGTCGCCAGCACCGAGGGGACCTACTACGGTCGTGTTGACCCGGTACATCTCCTCAAAGGGTACCTCGACGACGCGACACGACCCTACCGACGCTACGTCCCGACGATCGTTCGGGTCGGGATGGGCGTGTCGTTTATCTACCTCGGCTTGATCCAGAAACTCGCCCAACCTGGGAGCGGCCTGCTCGTGGTCGCGAAGTACAACCTCACGGCGGTCGTCCCGGTCGATCCGGGACTGTGGGTGGTCGGTGCCGGGCTGACCGAGATCGCCGTCGGAGCGGCACTGATCGTCGGCCTGTTCACCCGCGGGGCCGCTGCGGCGTCGTTCGTCCTGTTCACGACGACCCTCTTCGGACTCCCCGACGATCCGGTCTTGGCCCACGTCGCGCTCTTCGGTCTCGCTTCGGCCGTGTTCACCATGGGATCGGGACCGCTCTCGCTCGACTACGCGATCGGACGCCCGGCGGAGGACCCCGAGAACAGGGGCGGACTCGCGGCCGACTGA
- a CDS encoding aldehyde dehydrogenase family protein, translated as MAEPTVPVVSGGERATRRTRTLTGVGGDLATVAQAPRVRVHDAVETARESGFDDLRAIPVRELLDRLADAGRRFAGHGPTDDLAPVGEYAERVARASGLPVGWVRTSVHWLAHGLRHAAESLRAQSPTGDLTVYDDPSYVRERDVGLAFAPRIRVLGGVMPANDPAVYAWPALAVAMKIPVVLRPSRRDPFTAVRLARVLLAAGVPESAVHVLPGDRSVGEAVATRSDHALVFGSRETTARYRDDPAVETYGPGQSVAVLARRPTDRELDSLARGIVRAGGRTCFNLTRIVAVEACDADELAAALAERVVGATDGPVTDPATDVPSFTDGDQAGRVDDLAEGAGRDVTAPLRNGPRVRDYGDHARLAPTVVRSDAFVEELPFQFAGVTERSPSSPAELLASLDSAYLGVTVGDDYEAAMARSPHVRKVYGGGYPASVDLRETHETFLAAFCYETTTYDPS; from the coding sequence ATGGCCGAACCGACCGTCCCGGTCGTCTCCGGTGGCGAGCGAGCGACACGCCGGACCCGGACGCTCACCGGCGTCGGCGGCGACCTGGCGACGGTCGCACAGGCCCCGCGAGTCCGGGTCCACGACGCCGTCGAGACCGCGCGGGAGTCGGGCTTCGACGACCTCCGGGCGATCCCGGTCCGGGAGTTGCTCGACCGTCTGGCCGACGCCGGTCGCCGATTCGCCGGACACGGACCGACCGACGACCTGGCGCCGGTCGGTGAGTACGCCGAGCGGGTCGCCCGGGCGAGCGGGCTCCCGGTCGGCTGGGTCCGGACGAGCGTCCACTGGCTCGCCCACGGGCTCCGACACGCCGCCGAGAGCCTCCGGGCACAGTCGCCGACCGGCGACCTCACGGTGTACGACGACCCGTCGTACGTCCGCGAACGGGACGTCGGTCTGGCCTTCGCCCCGCGGATCCGTGTCCTCGGTGGCGTCATGCCGGCGAACGATCCAGCGGTCTACGCCTGGCCGGCGCTGGCCGTGGCGATGAAGATTCCCGTCGTCCTTCGGCCCTCCCGTCGGGACCCGTTCACCGCCGTCCGCCTCGCCCGGGTGCTGCTGGCTGCGGGGGTCCCGGAGTCGGCCGTCCACGTCCTCCCGGGCGACCGCTCGGTCGGCGAGGCGGTCGCCACGCGGTCCGACCACGCGCTCGTGTTCGGCAGTCGGGAGACGACGGCCCGATACCGCGACGACCCGGCAGTCGAGACGTACGGCCCCGGACAGTCGGTCGCGGTCCTCGCTCGCCGGCCCACCGACCGGGAACTCGACAGCCTCGCCCGCGGGATCGTCCGGGCCGGCGGTCGGACCTGCTTCAACCTGACCCGGATCGTCGCCGTCGAGGCGTGTGACGCCGACGAACTCGCGGCCGCGCTGGCCGAGCGTGTCGTCGGGGCCACCGACGGGCCGGTCACCGACCCCGCGACCGACGTGCCCTCGTTCACCGACGGCGATCAGGCAGGACGGGTCGACGACCTGGCCGAGGGAGCGGGGCGGGACGTGACGGCACCGCTTCGGAACGGCCCGCGAGTACGCGACTACGGTGACCACGCACGCTTGGCCCCGACAGTCGTCCGAAGCGATGCGTTCGTCGAGGAGCTTCCCTTCCAGTTCGCCGGCGTCACCGAGCGCTCGCCGTCGTCGCCGGCCGAACTCCTCGCGTCGCTCGACAGCGCCTACCTCGGTGTCACCGTCGGCGACGACTACGAGGCGGCTATGGCCCGCTCACCGCACGTCCGGAAGGTCTACGGCGGCGGCTATCCGGCGAGTGTCGATCTCCGCGAGACCCACGAGACGTTCCTGGCCGCGTTCTGTTACGAGACGACGACCTACGATCCGTCCTGA
- a CDS encoding S1C family serine protease has translation MKLDSPSRRRVLGALGAAAAGIAGCQSPGRSDPDADPGSTGVDDQTGSTGESAVSEAYGSAADAVASIRVYADDGSGSQGSGFLVDDRHLVTNEHVVAGGSEYHVRFADTGWREVSLVGADVYSDLAVLRIDDSPSGTTPLSFVDSDPPVGTQVVAIGNPFGLAGSVSAGIVSGVDRTLESANNFSIADAVQTDAAVNPGNSGGPLVTVDGDVVGVISAGGGDNVAFAVSAALTQRVVPTLVGGDEYEHSYMGVVLQDVTPRLAEAGRIDPEAGVYIDRVVEGGPSDGVLQGSDRNVVQSGVEVGVGGDVIRRLNDTRTPTRQELSTFLALETSPGDTIDVTLDRDGQRQTVQLPLGTRPDPSS, from the coding sequence ATGAAGCTCGATTCGCCGTCTCGCAGGAGGGTTCTCGGTGCGTTGGGGGCCGCCGCGGCCGGTATCGCGGGCTGTCAGTCCCCTGGGCGTTCGGACCCGGATGCGGACCCGGGTTCGACGGGAGTGGACGATCAGACGGGCTCGACCGGTGAGAGTGCGGTTTCAGAGGCTTACGGGTCGGCCGCCGACGCCGTCGCGTCGATCAGAGTCTACGCGGACGACGGGAGCGGCTCACAGGGCAGCGGCTTCCTCGTCGACGACCGACACCTGGTCACCAACGAGCACGTCGTCGCCGGCGGGAGCGAGTACCACGTCCGGTTCGCGGACACCGGCTGGCGGGAGGTCTCGCTGGTCGGGGCAGACGTCTACAGCGACCTCGCGGTCCTCCGGATCGACGACTCTCCGTCGGGGACCACACCGCTGTCGTTCGTCGACAGCGACCCGCCGGTCGGGACACAGGTCGTCGCTATCGGCAACCCCTTCGGGCTGGCTGGCTCTGTCTCGGCCGGCATCGTCAGCGGCGTCGACCGGACCTTAGAGAGCGCGAACAACTTCTCGATCGCCGACGCCGTCCAGACCGACGCCGCGGTCAACCCCGGCAACAGCGGCGGCCCACTCGTCACAGTCGACGGCGACGTCGTCGGCGTCATCAGCGCCGGCGGCGGGGACAACGTCGCCTTCGCCGTCTCGGCCGCACTGACTCAGCGAGTCGTCCCGACACTCGTCGGTGGAGACGAGTACGAACACTCCTACATGGGCGTCGTGCTCCAGGACGTGACCCCTCGACTGGCCGAAGCCGGTCGTATCGACCCGGAAGCGGGCGTCTACATCGACCGGGTCGTCGAGGGCGGGCCGTCCGACGGCGTGTTACAGGGGAGCGACCGGAATGTCGTCCAGTCCGGCGTCGAGGTCGGCGTCGGGGGCGACGTGATCAGGCGCCTGAACGACACCCGAACGCCGACGCGCCAGGAACTGTCGACCTTCCTGGCGCTGGAGACCAGTCCCGGGGACACGATCGACGTCACGCTCGACCGGGACGGCCAGCGTCAGACGGTCCAGTTACCGCTCGGAACGCGACCCGACCCCTCATCGTGA
- a CDS encoding M24 family metallopeptidase, protein MSLTDRLDAYLDDNGLEAVWFARPNSFAWLTGGGDNVVDRGGDVGVAAAGYDGDEVQVVTDNIEAPRLRDEELADGVPIETFDWHARGLAEVVESVSPTPAAADFDVDGFESVDAGVLRQPLTDRQAETYRELSADVAAAVESVARGTEPSDTELDVTAALRRELEREGIATPVVLVGGSERAQSYRHYTPKDEPLGDYALLSVTATRGGLFTSCTRTVAFDAPDWLADRTEAAMRVEATALAATREIGREGGTAADVFEAVQAAYDAVGWDGEWRNHHQGGAAGFAGREWIATPSNDASVVLPQGYAWNPTVQGAKSEDTHLVTADGVETLSTTGEWPTRTVEAVGYDLTLSRHDVLSR, encoded by the coding sequence ATGTCACTCACCGACCGACTGGACGCGTATCTCGACGACAACGGGCTGGAAGCGGTCTGGTTCGCGCGACCGAACTCCTTCGCCTGGCTGACCGGTGGCGGGGACAACGTCGTCGACAGAGGGGGCGACGTCGGCGTCGCCGCCGCCGGCTACGACGGCGACGAGGTCCAGGTCGTCACGGACAACATCGAGGCACCGCGCCTACGCGACGAGGAACTGGCCGACGGCGTCCCGATCGAGACCTTCGACTGGCACGCTCGGGGGCTGGCCGAGGTCGTCGAGAGCGTCAGCCCGACACCGGCGGCGGCCGACTTCGACGTCGACGGGTTCGAATCCGTCGATGCGGGGGTACTCCGGCAGCCACTGACCGATCGACAGGCCGAGACCTACCGAGAACTGAGTGCCGACGTGGCTGCGGCGGTCGAGTCCGTCGCCCGCGGGACCGAGCCGAGCGACACCGAACTGGACGTGACTGCCGCCCTCCGTCGGGAACTCGAACGCGAGGGGATCGCGACCCCGGTCGTCCTCGTCGGCGGGAGCGAGCGCGCGCAGTCGTACCGCCACTACACGCCCAAAGACGAACCGCTGGGCGACTACGCTCTTCTGTCGGTGACTGCCACCCGCGGGGGACTGTTCACCAGTTGTACCCGGACAGTCGCGTTCGACGCGCCCGACTGGCTCGCCGACAGGACGGAGGCGGCAATGCGCGTCGAGGCGACCGCGCTGGCCGCGACGCGCGAAATCGGGCGGGAAGGGGGCACCGCGGCCGACGTCTTCGAGGCCGTCCAGGCGGCCTACGACGCCGTCGGCTGGGACGGCGAGTGGCGAAACCACCACCAGGGCGGTGCCGCCGGCTTCGCCGGCCGGGAGTGGATCGCGACGCCGTCGAACGACGCCTCGGTCGTCCTCCCGCAGGGATACGCCTGGAACCCGACCGTTCAGGGCGCAAAGAGCGAGGACACGCATCTGGTCACCGCCGACGGTGTCGAGACGCTCTCGACGACCGGGGAGTGGCCCACCCGAACCGTCGAGGCCGTCGGGTACGATCTGACACTGTCACGTCACGACGTGCTCTCTCGGTGA
- the priS gene encoding DNA primase small subunit PriS, which translates to MEQRTRTYLKGRFGDHYRQASVTPPPAANEREWGYIPWTEGPGETMIRHESLLDLGDIEGFLGRDRPRHVYFSAGRYDDPGASQMSEKGWRSSDLVFDLDADHLPSVTLGEDSYAEMLAKCQDALRRLLDFLEDDFGFEDLTIVFSGGRGYHVHVRDEGIQTLERNARREIVDYVRGIGLEFEELVSAEAVAGTAGRSSPAQKRLLDTSGGWSARAHRQLLSLFDDLLAMDEDDAVARLREYDRIGEGKAKAALTAARTNYDELEAGNIDVHPAVFQIAKLVVHEAVAADNAPIDEPVTTDTNRLIRLPGSLHGGSGLAVRRIDRDELGDFDPLVDAVPETFRGHEITVEVTDGGLVELDGDSFTLEEREVTVPEAVGVFLMVRGRAEKSQE; encoded by the coding sequence ATGGAACAGCGGACGCGCACCTATCTCAAAGGCCGCTTCGGCGACCACTACCGACAGGCGTCGGTGACGCCGCCGCCGGCCGCAAACGAGCGCGAGTGGGGGTACATCCCCTGGACGGAGGGGCCGGGGGAGACGATGATCCGCCACGAGTCGCTGCTGGACCTGGGTGACATCGAAGGGTTCCTGGGACGGGACCGGCCACGGCACGTCTACTTCTCGGCGGGCCGGTACGACGACCCCGGCGCCTCACAGATGAGCGAGAAGGGGTGGCGCTCGTCCGATCTGGTCTTCGACCTGGACGCCGACCACCTCCCGTCGGTCACGCTGGGCGAGGACAGCTACGCCGAGATGCTCGCGAAGTGCCAGGACGCGCTTCGTCGACTGCTGGACTTTCTCGAAGACGATTTCGGGTTCGAGGACCTGACTATCGTCTTCTCGGGGGGTCGCGGGTACCACGTCCACGTCCGGGACGAGGGGATCCAGACGCTGGAACGGAACGCTCGCCGGGAGATCGTCGACTACGTCCGCGGGATCGGCCTGGAGTTCGAGGAACTCGTTTCCGCCGAGGCCGTCGCGGGGACCGCGGGGCGGTCCAGTCCAGCCCAAAAACGGCTGCTCGATACGAGCGGCGGGTGGAGCGCACGGGCACACCGCCAGCTCCTCTCGCTGTTCGACGACCTACTCGCGATGGACGAAGACGACGCCGTCGCCCGGCTCCGGGAGTACGACCGGATCGGCGAGGGGAAAGCGAAGGCCGCGCTGACCGCAGCCCGTACCAACTACGACGAACTCGAAGCCGGGAACATCGACGTTCACCCGGCGGTGTTCCAGATCGCGAAACTGGTCGTCCACGAGGCGGTCGCGGCCGACAACGCGCCGATCGACGAGCCGGTGACGACGGACACGAACCGGCTCATCAGGCTCCCGGGATCGCTCCACGGTGGGAGCGGACTGGCCGTCAGACGGATCGACCGCGACGAACTCGGCGACTTCGACCCGCTGGTCGACGCCGTCCCGGAGACGTTCCGCGGCCACGAGATCACCGTCGAAGTGACAGACGGCGGCCTGGTCGAGCTCGACGGCGATAGTTTTACACTGGAGGAAAGAGAGGTAACGGTACCAGAGGCCGTGGGCGTCTTCCTGATGGTCCGCGGGCGCGCTGAAAAGAGCCAGGAATGA